In Actinomycetota bacterium, the following proteins share a genomic window:
- the rpsM gene encoding 30S ribosomal protein S13, with amino-acid sequence MARIAGVDLPRDKRVEVGLTYIYGVGLTTSQQIIRESGVSADTRVRDLTEEEVIRLREIIDKNLRVEGDLRREVSQNIKRLMEIGCYRGLRHRRGLPVRGQRTHTNARTRKGPRRQIGAKKKGK; translated from the coding sequence GTGGCCCGAATCGCAGGTGTTGACCTGCCAAGAGACAAGCGTGTCGAGGTGGGTCTGACCTATATTTATGGTGTTGGCTTGACTACAAGCCAACAGATTATTCGCGAATCCGGTGTCTCAGCTGACACAAGGGTGCGAGATCTGACAGAGGAAGAAGTCATCCGGCTTCGCGAAATCATAGACAAGAACCTCCGCGTAGAAGGAGATCTTCGTCGTGAGGTCAGCCAGAACATCAAGCGGCTGATGGAGATCGGGTGCTATCGTGGGTTGAGACATCGTCGTGGGCTCCCAGTTCGTGGGCAGCGCACGCATACGAACGCACGAACCCGCAAAGGTCCAAGGCGTCAAATCGGCGCCAAGAAGAAGGGCAAGTAA
- the rpmJ gene encoding 50S ribosomal protein L36, with protein MKVRPSVKQICDKCKVIRRHGRVLVICENPRHKQRQG; from the coding sequence ATGAAGGTAAGACCTTCCGTCAAACAGATATGTGACAAATGCAAGGTGATCCGTCGCCATGGGCGCGTACTGGTCATCTGCGAAAATCCACGCCACAAGCAACGGCAAGGTTAG